The region GGGATAAGAAGACAAAGGATACATGACAGGGAGGGCCTGCTGCAGGAGGCTGACATCGTCTGCGATGGGAAACTGCTCGTCGTAGTCCGACAAGAAcctgaatgaaaacaaagaagcaaaACAATCTTTTAGACACATCGTCATTATACTGCATGAGGAACGCAAAAGGAGAAAACACCAGATGTACTGGGAAATAACTTCAACAACCATTACGATAATCATAACAAACCCTTTGATCTTGATCAGTAGTTTTACCTTTTCTCAGGTAAAAAAGATGTGAAATGCTGTAGGAGCTCCTCGGCAAATGATAGCGTGTTTTCTCCTCTGCAAGGCAACAAATATCACCATTAATGAATGAACATGTGGAATGTCACTGCAAAAGAGGCATGCTGAGAGGTTGAAGTCTCACCCCTCAAGGATGGGCTGCAGGCAGGTGTAATTGAGCAGCAGGTGAGCCGTCTCCACCATCTTTCGGCAGGAGTGGGACAACCTCTTCCACAGGTCCTCCTGTAGACTGAAGGAGGGTTTGAGAGATTATTGAGGATCATCGTTCTTTAACGTAATCAGTAAGGGCCGTGGGAATAAATGCAGCAGACAATCACCTTTTATCATCAAAGTTTCTCTTCCTCACTGCCTTCTCCAGGTCAGGCACGGCGGTCTCATAAAATGAGGTCAGTCTGCAAGTAGAGAAAACTAAATTGTCACAagaggatataaaaaaaaagaaaaaaaagaagaaggtgtGGCTGTGATACTACAGGTTTGCTCCATCTGTCTACCTGCTGAGGAAGCAGTGGGCGTGAAAGCTGGTGCAGGCGGCAGGGTAGATGTCTAGGAAGGCAtggatggtggtggtggagtcACACAGGTACAGAACCGTTTCTAAAAGTTCctaggaaagaaaagaagacaaaaatgatcttagaaataaacacaagtgcCCTAATGTAAGGATAAGTGCTCTGCAAAGAAACCCCTCATCCAAAGCATACCAGCATAAAGTAACATATGCAATACTGATATGTTACACAACCTACAACATCCATCACATAGAGCAGTAACGTTGTTCATGCTCTATAAATGCAATAAATCCAACCATCCTATTCTTCACAGCTAGTAGCTCTTTCCCATTTATTCAGGCAGACAACACCTGTGCTGCACTGCCAAACAAAAATTCAGATATTACCCGTGTTATGCCCTAATGTGAGGGATTCCATTACAGCGGATGGCAAAGACAGAGTTAAAAGATTTCACTTTGGATGACAAAGCAGTAAAATGTTAAAGCTGACAGTTTTCTCCGATATTTCTTTCCTTTATGGTCCATTAATACAAATATTGAGTTGCATGTACTGTGAACCTGAACCTGAGTCAACATTTCAAATCTCTATTTGATTATGATTGTTGCCATAATAAAGCTTCCCTGCTATGTTGATATAAGATTTTTAGACTAACATGCAGTGGTAGTCACagatattagtgtgtgtgtgtgtgtgtgtgtgtgtgtgtgtgtgtgtgtgtgtgtgtgtgtgtgtgtgtgtgtgtgtgtgtctctgacctGCTGGCTCATGGTCATAGCAGTGGGCTGTTTGTGTGCGTTCAGTTTCATGGGCTCCATGGCTGCAGCTCCTTCACACTGGAGACCACATTTACTAAGGATGGTATCGAACACCTGAAGGTGAcagggaggaaagagaagaggagaatcatttaaaaagttatttacaaGTCAGTATTCTGTGTTAATAATACAGCTGCTGGTGTTTAATCCAACCTGTAACACAGTGGGCACTGTCTCATCAAGGTCGCTGTAGTAGGagggctgctgggtaaagatGTTCTCTAAAAGGAAGTGATTGAAACGTGTCAAACACAGGCTACAACACATACAAATGACTAGTCTTGCCTACAAACAGAATATGAAACTTAACATAACatacatataacataacatatgtAACATCGAGAAATGACTCTCTGATGATAGAAACCAAAGCTCACCTATCATCTTATGCAGCAGCTGGCTGTTGCCTTTTCCAAAGAGCACACACAGATCCAGAATTTTGGGaatgtcaaacaggaagttctCATAAATAATTTCTCCAAACACAGTAGGGGTGATGAAGTTCTCCTGTGGAAGAGgagcacaaaacacacacacgccacacAACAGGATCAACAGTTTGTCGTTACTTTGGAGATGGGAGTGGCTTTGGCAACGGTGTGCACTGTCATAACAGTTTACTAATCAAACTAGAACTTCTATTTCTAGAGGCAAGTCAATGATGATTCCCCTTTGTATTGATTATTTTCTGACCTTTGACTCTTTATGTGTTGCCATCCTGAGAAAGGTCAAGAAGACGGCCCTGTGGATGGAGCGCTGCATGTCGGCCAACGCCGGGGAGGAGGGCAGGCTGGTGAGGTCAAGGCCACGGGGAGCCTGATGCAGGTATGAGTCTAAGCATTTCTGCAGAGAATCATCAAACACAACCTGGCGGAGGAGACCGATTGAAGCAAatgagagaaggaaaaaggacattttgcaccaagaaaacacaataaatgattttttttagaaagattAGTTACATGTTAATTATTCCTCACCTGACACCAAAACTTGTCATGAGGCAGTCCAAGCAGCCACTCCAAGTCCTCTGTGATAAATTTGGCATGTTCCAGAAACTCCTCCACCTCGGCAGGAGAGCCGTCCTCAGGCGGGGACTTGTAAGGCACAAAACAGCGCTCCTCCTTTCTGGCCGGGTGCTGAGGTAGAAAAAACAATGGGTGTTTGATGAACCAGTCCTTATCAGGGACTATAAATGTTATCCGTAGAGTATCCAACACTGCTGCTTGAGTGTAATTATGTACAAAATGAGGAGATATGGCTCACCAGTGCAGGCAGTGTGTGTTCTTTTCCCAGAGGGCCGGGCTCGGTCACCTGCTGCTCATCCAGTGGCACTCGTGCACAGGCCATGACTTCTCACTCTCTGGTTTTCTCTAGCGAGTCAAACCAACAAAAGGAAACTCATACATGTTGCTTTTACATTAGTTATGTTAAAGTGCTTCATCGAGACACAATAACTTTTGTTATAGTCACTAGAAGAACATTATTACCTCCATTAAACAATGGTTTACCTTATCAGTATACCTTTAGATCAGCATTGTATCTATAAAGTG is a window of Labrus mixtus chromosome 5, fLabMix1.1, whole genome shotgun sequence DNA encoding:
- the ascc2 gene encoding activating signal cointegrator 1 complex subunit 2, whose protein sequence is MACARVPLDEQQVTEPGPLGKEHTLPALHPARKEERCFVPYKSPPEDGSPAEVEEFLEHAKFITEDLEWLLGLPHDKFWCQVVFDDSLQKCLDSYLHQAPRGLDLTSLPSSPALADMQRSIHRAVFLTFLRMATHKESKENFITPTVFGEIIYENFLFDIPKILDLCVLFGKGNSQLLHKMIENIFTQQPSYYSDLDETVPTVLQVFDTILSKCGLQCEGAAAMEPMKLNAHKQPTAMTMSQQELLETVLYLCDSTTTIHAFLDIYPAACTSFHAHCFLSRLTSFYETAVPDLEKAVRKRNFDDKSLQEDLWKRLSHSCRKMVETAHLLLNYTCLQPILEGGENTLSFAEELLQHFTSFLPEKRFLSDYDEQFPIADDVSLLQQALPVIDETRTSYLLQGVESAWDSVGRQRPQSHIHQKSVAAHQGAAGAAAAASSSSAGFQPQKVPEPRGGRESPLGAEAMLEVPRKGNNGAGCPVSEAELESLLSCIRDLLPDLGEGFLLACLHEYNYNSELVINNILEDRLAPNLDKLDRAMPRPVKEELPDVLSVRSNVFDDDEFDIFRRDQIDMSRIWKGRRKGESARDMLNDKQHVTEQKARYQAYETVVDEIVIAPGENAEAYDLDDYDDEYDDTYDMNQVGANDLDGDSLLNRRPFTVPQVLRRGNKQEEEEEEEEEEPIPNNVNRDHFVQDPALLRERAEARRATMQQRKGYRPERPGNVVGQPKGQGQTLETFLDRRKKEANKSRGSNHNRRSMADRKRNKGMIPS